GGAACAGGGCTTTTTCCGAGCCGGAGTGCTCGGCCGAGTACTCCGCCGACTACTCGGTGAGCCTGCCGTCGGACCCCGAGCACGGCGTGGGTCGGACCCACGAGGTGACGGTGCGCAGCTCGGGaccctgcctctgcctgccccgCTTCATGCGCCTCACCTTCGCTCCCGAGTCCCTGGAGAACCTCTACCAGACCTATTTCCGCCGCCAACGCCACGAAACCCTCCTGGTGCTGGTGGTCTTCGCCGCCCTCTTCGACTGCTACGTCCTCGTCATGTGCGCCGTGGTCTACGCTGCCGACAAGCTGGCCCcggcgctggcggcggcggccgggctgGTCGCCCACGTGCTGCTCTTCGTCCTCTGCAAGTACCGGCTGCTCCCCGAGCGGGTGGCCCGCAGGTTCCTGCCCTACGTCCTCTGGGTCCTCATCTTGGCCCAGATCTTCTGCTACCTGGGTCTCGACTTCGCCCGCTCGCCCGAGGCCAGCGACACGGTGGGCTGGCAGGCGTTCTTCGTCTTCTCCTTCTTCATCACGCTGCCGTTGCGCTTGGCGCCCATCGTGCTCATCACCGCCGTCTCCTGTGGCATTCACACGCTGGTGCTCGGTGTCACCGTCGCCCAGCAGCGGCAGGACGCCCTGGACGAGAGCGCGCTGCTGCGACAGGTACGGGGCCGGTGGGGGGGACGTGGAATCCcccggggtggtggtggggtgacGGGCAACTCGTCCCCATTTGGTGTTTCCGTGAGTTACCGTGGGGCCCGTCCCCACCCCTATACCCTGACCCTAAAGCCGGGTTTGATCCGGACCCTGTGAGCTGCTCATCGTGTTTTCTGGGAGCAGGGGGCTCCCCAAAACATATCTGGGGATCAGCCCGCATGGGGAGTGGGGTGCTGGCGTGTACAGGAACACCCACCCGTGCTGGGACACGTGGCCACAGGCCACGCAAGCACGGATCTGTCCCCAGGAGCCACCTGGGGTGCGTGGATGCGTGGGCTGTGTTTGGgctgctggggaaactgaggcacggtgAACTGCAGGCTTTCCTGTCCACCCTGCCTGGTGGCCTTGCTTGTGCCAATTTCCCTTTGAATTGCAAAAATGGCTAAAAGTGGCCAAAAATGGCTATTTTTAGCAGAAACGTGGCAGGAGCCCAGCTTCCCAGCTCACAAACAGCCACCAGAGCTTTCCCAGGAGGACGGAGCCAGGCGGCCACTTGGCCCCAGCTTGGTCCCTGGGTGATGCCCATCACCCAGCCCGGTGCCTGGGGCAGAGCCTGGGGATGCTTTTGGGCGATTTTCTGCCCCAGCAAAGCTGGAGAAACAGCATCCCCGAGCCCAAGCGTGGCCCTAAGGACAGGCCACCCATTCACGTATGCAGCAaaggaggggacatggggggtcGGTCAGGGGGAGACTGGTCCCTGGCCCATCGGGTTCTCAATATTTCCTGGGAAATACCTGCCTGGAGCAGCTAGAGACTGTTTTTATTCCCTAAATCAGTGGGTTTCACAGCTTGGCTGAGTCCCTTTCCTCCCACTGATGTCCTCACCAGCTGGTCATGCACCCATCGATCTGGGGAGTCTTTCCATGGCTGgggttaggggaaaaaaaaaaagccggaGCTGAAAACTTGTATGCTGGTGGCTGCTGACGGCAGCAGGGAAAAATCCCACTGGAAGCATCCGCTCATGCCCCATAATGGTGTGGGCTCCGTGGGAGGATGCTACGGGAATTTGGGATGCTCTGGGTCAGGCCCCGGGAGACCTCCAGTGGCTCCCAGCCTAAATAGGAAGAGAGAGGGGagttatttatttgctttttgggAGTGCTGAGCCCATGATCACACTGGGAGTTTGGAAAACGGAGCCTGTTCTCCAAACACCCCaaagatactgattttttttcttgccccgGGGAGTATGGTTTGGGGCTGATCACCTGGCATGAGGTATTTCCTGGCATCACACAggattttgcaaagaaaagcactttttggGCATGGTTTCTGGAGCATGCCAGGCTGGGGTGGCAGCGTGGATTCCCTCCCAGCAATGCCCAGCTGGAGGCACCACGCCGGTGGGAGAAATCCCAGTGCAGCAGCGGCTTTCCCAGGTTTTACTCCCTATTTGGGATGCAAACACTGCACGTGGCTGATCTGAAGCCAAGAAAACCTCTCGCTGCCACCAGCCCCGGGATGCGGGAGGCGAGGGGGCACGCGGGCATCCCCCCCGGCCGGCAGCAGGCATGCGCCGCCGCGTTAATCATTGCCGTGGCATGGAGAGTCCGGAGCCGGTAAAACCTTGGCAACGCAGCATGCCTcagcctctgcctgctgcaAAAGGAGGAACATTATGTCCAGAAATAAACATCATATGCTTTATTATTATAGCCGGTGGTGCGGCTCCCGGAGGGCATTGCTATTAATAGGATGAACCAGAGGATGTCGCTTGAGCGGGGCCGGCGCAGCCCGGGAGGGGTTCGCGAGAGATGCCGGCAGCTTCTGCCCCGCTGCCGGCCGTCGAGGAGGAGCCCGAAGGCTGGATGGTGGCAGGGGGTCGGGATTCGGCGGCGTTTGGGACCGTATCTGCCGCGGTTGCGCACAAACTAGCTGCGAAGCATCCTCGGACTCGGTCAATGACCCAGTCCTGGTTCAGATGGCCCCGGTGCATCCCACCGTGACCTTTCCTGCAGGATACGGATGGGAAAGGAGGGATAAGGCTCGGTCCACCAGCCTTGCGTGCTCCTGTATGTGTCTTGCTCTCACTGCCCTCAAATTACTGAGTGCAAATAATAACCGGTGACCATGCCGGGAGCAGGGTCTCCTCTATGTCGGGGCTTTCTCTGCGGTGTTTGGGGTGCCGGGAGGTGTTTTGCAACTCCAGGCACGTGGGCATGTGCTGTGAAAGGTTGCTGGGGCTGAGCATCCATTGCATGGCTGCAGGATGCAGCTAGAAGATGCTCAGCATGGGATGCGGCTGTGCCATGCGATGCTGGGCGAGCACGTCCCCGGGTTTTCCAGTGGCCCCAGTGTACCGAGCCGTGCCGAGCTGTGCCAAGCTGCCCCATGCCCATCCAGCGCCAGTAGAGTGGCCTGTTGTCATGACAACCCAAGAGGTTGGTTAAAAATAGCAAGTGGTTGCttgttttgggggtttcttCTCCGTGCCCACCTCCAGACGGCTCCTCGCTCGCCGTCTGCTGTGCCGTGGGTGCAGGGGCTTCCCGGGGATCCCCAGCTGCGGCGGTGGGGCCtggggcaggatctggccctgaGGCACCAGCTGGGTACCCCATGTACTCTCCCCTGCTCctcatgctttttcttcccccccaaaaaaaagttttcttgatGCAAATCATTTGATCAGCCCCGGCAGGTTGCCTCACCAGCACCCAAACCCCCGGTGCCAGGGCCCTGTATTTGTGGCCGCACGTGGCCTGTTTcatctgtgcctcagtttccccctgGTGGAAGGAGTTGGCAGCTCCTCCCTATCTCCATGTGATGAGACcgggctgcctggggctggaTGCTGACAGGTGGTAAAACCTCCGAGGACAGGGACACTCAGGGACCGGGGTCACATTCGTGCTTTCCTCCGACCGAGCTGGGCTATGGGATATGGGAACCAGGGAGGGAACAAGGTCGGTACCGGGGAGTTGGGGATCAGAAGGATGCCGAGCGCGGCGGCACATCCCTGATGGAGACGAGCCCAAGGACGGCTCTGTGCTCTTCCCGCTGCCTCCTCCACACTGGCTGTGACACAGCCCATGCCCTGCGGCGTGGGAGGACATCTCCATGTCCCCATCACCCCTTCGGCATAGCTGGAGCCTGTTATCACATCCTCcctgtttctcttcccctttctagactaaacaaacCGAATTCTTTCAACTTTCCCTCATCAGTCATATTTTCCACAAAGGGATCTTTTCTCCCATCTGCAAACCTGCTCCGTCCCCTCTCGGGCTGCGGGAATAGGGTCCAGCCTGTGCGATCGGATGGGTCCAGCCTGTGGGGACAAGATCCAGCCCGGAGAATGGGGTCCAGCCCATGGAACTGTGGTCTAGCCTGTGGGATGGGACAGGGTCCAGCCCAGGGATGGGACAGGTCCAGCGAGCCTCCGTGCTATGCTGTCTTGAAACCTCAAAGAAAACAGGGTGGGTTGTCACAGCCAGCAACACCAGGAGCACTCATCTTCAGTGCTGCGGGCTCACATCTGTATTTTTGGCTGTTGAGAGGGAtgcagaggggcaggagcaTGAGTAAATACATGATTTTAGGGTTTGGATGtgtttttattaactttttctgCACAAAGGGGTGCAATTCCCatggcaggggtggggggggagcggaTGGCACGTGAGCCGCCGAAAGCCATTCGCCTTCAGCAGCACCTTCCCCCGGGGCTGCACCCGCCTTGCtgcctttttccaaaacatCTCTGCAAGTTTTAATGAAGTGGCGTCAGCCCACAGGGACCACGAGGTCTCCTGGGATGCTCAGGGCATGATCCCTGGCCGGACCCCTCCTGCAAAGCCACCGTGACGATCCCCCGTAAGTCCCCCCAGCAGTTAACAGTGGCTGTGGCTTGCTAATTTAACCCCAGGGTGTATTTTATGTTCTCCTCCAGCATTTGAATACTTTTTTCCACTCTCACCGATCGGGCTCTGCTGCACAAACAGGGACTTACGGTGACACCGATGCCGTCCCCGGGGCGCGCGCGGGCTTCCCCACATCTCTGCTCACCCCCatctccttttctctgccccCAAAGATCCTGTCCAACGTTGCCATCTACCTTTGTGCCATCACGGTGGGCACCATGTCCTACTACATGGCTGACCGCAAGCACCGCAAAGCCTTCCTCGAAGCGCGCCAGTCCCTCGAGGTCAAGCTCAACCTGgaggagcagagccagcagcaggtAGGAGCCACGGCTTGGCAAGGGGACGGcgtggggacagggcaggggacGGCGACGGGACACCGGTGTGGCTTTGGGAGATGGATACGGCACCCACAGCCCGCACCCCGCATGGTGCGGAGGGACCGTGGCGGGCGGCGATGGGGACAGGAGGACCCGAGGTGGGAAACGCATTTGCGTTTTTGCACCCTGTGCCCAATTTGGGGATTCTCCGTGTGACCATCCTCTTCCAGGgcctcccagctcctgccacgGCCACCACGCAGCATGTCCCCGGGCACAGACACACGGCAGGTCCCCGTCCCCACGCACGGCCACCCAGCAGGTCTCCATCAGGCCCCCGGCCATCTCctgggctgctcctgcagcagacCACGATGGGGAagggagagctggcagcaagCAAGCACAGCCCGGCCGCTCTCCGCTCATCTCACGAGCGATGCCCGCCGGACGGAGCCCCATGCCCGCGGCCGTGCCGGCACCGTGCCGCAGGGGCCCGGCAAGAGGAGCATTCGGAGGGGAACAGGCATCGTGGTGCCAGCCGGCTGTTTGACAGCCCTGTTGTCTCCAGCCCTCTGTCTGGTGATGAGCTGGGCTAATTTTAGCACCTTATCTGGGGCCTCTCTCCCCATCTCCCATCTCTTATCTGGTTGAGCGGCTGCCAGCAATTTGCTCCCAATGGCAACAAGAGACACGTGGCGGGGCCGGGCCAGCGCCACCGGCGTCCTCTTTGCTGCAAAACCTGGGTGGATGCTCTGATGTCTAATAAGGGGTTAGGTCCAGGGAGGGGTTTGGGTGATGGGGGCAAATCCTGAGGCTGGGGGATGCTCCGAGCGAGAGCACCTTTGAGGCCCCAGCTCGTGGGTTCAGAGGGGTGTAGGAAGGGACACGGGGATTATTATCATGAGCTCTGTTTCCTTAGGGAATTGAGCTAAAAATAGCCTGCGATCTTGCAGGAAAGGCTGCTAGCATGAGGCTGAGCGGctcggggcaggggggctgcagggcagggagcgaTGCTGGCAGACAGatccatccctcctccctccaggcTATCAGTGGTGGCTGAACCGTCAGCCCTGCGGGCAGAGTTAAGGTTAACAGGAGTcaagaggggctggggagctcCCACACGCCTCCCCACTGACAgcccctggggatggggacagggacagggccACGGTGCCGTTCCTCCAGCACGGTCCCACCGCGGCTGCGCACAGAATTCCCCCCATCCCGGGGGAAAACCTGCTTCATTAACCAAGTTACTTACACTTAGTGCAAATCCCCATGTGCATGCAGACGCATCTAtcccttctccagctgcagggccAGCAGGGACAGCAATGGGTATGATGTCCCCAAGCAGGCTTGATCCCCCTCGTGGACCTCAGTTGAGTCCTACGCATGGATGTGGGATACCTATCATGCTTTTAAATTGATAAATCCTCCCTGGCATAATTAACCCAGGTCCCTACACCCAGCCCCAACCCACCCCCGGGGCAGGACACCCTGGGGCAGCTTGCAGGGACCTTGGGGGACATCAGTGCAGACCCCAAGGTCCCTTTCAGCACCGCATCCCAGGTTTCTTTGGGCTGATAAAAGCTTGGCTGACCCAGAACATTTTAATTCTCAATCTCccagcaggaggctgggctCTGTATCACACCTGGAGAAGGGATCTGGGGTGCACAGGCAAATTTTGCAGCTCATCAGCTGGTGCCCAAGTAAGTGTGTGGGACTGTCCCTCCTTGCCATGGCTCCAGGGACAGGGAGGCTGGTGGCTGCAGTGCCCCCAAACTGCCACCCTCCCATCCTCTCCTGGCTGGGATTTATTCCCACTTGCAAAAATCTTGAGGAGAACTTGTAAAATAGGGAGCAAAATGGTAAAAGCAGTGGTTGGCATCCCCGGCAGAGCATCGCCAAGGGGGACCTGCCACCCATGGGTGCATGCCCTCTACCCGTGGGTGCAGGTTTGAAGTCAGGGTGATGGTTCCCAGCTCCTTGGGGTGCCCTGGGACACCCCACATCGAGTTTATTCTCCCTGCCTAGAGTCCTGTGGCTTGATCCACCCGCTCCTTCCCCACGTGTGGCTGAGAGTTGGGCTAAAGACCTGGCTGGGCCCTGGGATCCTTCAGGGACGGCCAGCTCCACCAGGGAAGGGCCCAGGAGCTTGGAAATGTCACTTTGCTGCTCTCTGTCCCCATGGAGAGGGGAGTGCTCGGACCATAGTGCATGCACCATGCATTTAGACCGTGCAATTGCATCGTGTATTTGCAGCAGGCATTTAGACTGTGAATTTAGACTGTGCATTTGCACCGTGCATTGCTGCGCTTGGCACGGGCCTGGCTTCGCGTGGTGGCAaactcccttccctgccccattCCCCAGGAGCGGCTGATGCTCTCCATCCTGCCCAAGCACGTGGCCGATGAGATGCTGAAGGACATGAAGAAGGACCCGAGCCAGAAGGAGATGCAGCAGTTCAACACCATGTACATGTACCGCCATGAGAACGTCAGGTAGGACCGTCCCTTCGCTGTGTGACCCCGTGCCATCCtcgtggggaaaaaaacccaaccctttttttttggcaaaaatacGGATTTTTGCAGTctggctagaaaagaggggagaGATTGGGGTGGTTTGCAGCTCAAACGAAGGGTGACGGGATGGCACCGACCAGCCCATGGCTTGGGAGCCCCTTTTTGCAGAGCATCATTTTCAGCCACGTCCCAAAATAGCCTTTGCTCTGGCGCAGATGCCCTGGCAAAAAAGgagagtggggagggggggggtccaggGAGGGAGAAACACCGGGGCTGAGCCGCTCACCGTTGCTCCCCGCAGCATCCTCTTCGCAGACATCGTGGGCTTCACCCAGCTCTCCTCGTCCTGCAGCGCCCAGGAGCTGGTGAAGCTCCTCAACGAGCTTTTTGCCCGTTTCGACAAGCTGGCAGCCGTAAGTGCCCCCCCTAACCCTGCCTGGCATGTAATGAGCGGGCCAGGTCTCAGCCACCACCCTGCCCCGGCTCCAGCCGAAAGCTGCATCCCAGAATGGGGATGAGGAGGTTAAAATATTATTGCTCCGGGATGTGGGAGACGCCCTGCCCTGCGTTGCAAAAATAGAGCTGGGAAGGGGCCCCCCCTCCCAaccccagccaggctgcagccgGGCTCCCGGCCGAGCCCTCGGGGGAGGCAGGGTGGGAATGGAAAATCCGATTATTTGTGTCCCTGCCGGGCGCGGGAGACCTTTGCGTGGGTCAAGGTCAGCCTGGGAGAGGGAtggaaggagctgggggggggggtcccagctgATGGGTGGGGGGCTGATACCATGCCCCCCTGCCTCCCATCCTCAGAAATACCACCAGCTGCGCATCAAGATCCTGGGCGACTGCTATTACTGCATCTGCGGGCTGCCGGAGTACCGGGAGGACCACGCCGTCTGCTCCATCATGATGGGGCTGGCCATGGTGGAGGCCATTTCGTAAGGGCTTTctcctgggggagggggggctatTCACCCCCAGGGAGGGGTGCCAGGGTGGGCAGGGGTCCTGGTGAGCTGGGGTCCAgcctgggggctttggggggtcCAGCCTCTGCAAAATGCGTTAAAATATGGAGGGGTGATAATTAACGATGGGGGGTCGGGATGGGAATGGGCGGTGGGGTGGAGTGGGGATGGATTGGGAGGGGGTCACCCCTATATCACCCCCATCTTTCCCCCCAGCTATGTGCGGGAGAAGACCAAGACGGCGGTGGACATGCGGGTGGGGGTGCACAGCGGGACGGTGCTGGGGGGTGTCCTGGGCCAGAAGCGCTGGCAGTACGACGTGTGGTCCACCGATGTCACCGTGGCCAACAAGATGGAGGCAGGCGGCATCCCCGGGTGAGCATCTccggggggagctggggggggggacggggacggagTGCCCTGCACCCAAGGGTGACACCAGTGCCCGGTGCTGGCAGGCGGGTGCACATCTCGCAGAGCACCATGGATTGCCTGAAGGGTGAGTTCGAGGTGGAGCCGGGTGAAGGTGGCTCACGCTGCGAGTacctgaaggagaaaggcatcGTCACCTACCTCGTCGTGGTCCCCAAGCAGCCTCTGCGCAACGGCATCAACGGGGTGGTGAGTGGCGGCAGTgccggggttgggggggggacgacacccCACCGCGACCCACCACCTTCATCTTGCAGAAGCTGTCGCTGACTTCATCCCACGGTGGCTCCCCGCCATTGGTCAACACCAAAGAGCGCAACGGCAGCCTCAGCGTGGCCTGTGCCAGCCCCGAGGAGCCCGAGGAGCCCGATGCCAGGGTGAGGGGCACCCTGGAGAGcggggaggaggatggagaggtACAGCCTAGGCAAAGCATCCCCCTTCTAGCAGCTCGTCTGCatttggggggggctgctgATAGCCACGCTGGGGTGGTTGAACATCCCACCGATGCTGGCGTGGTCTTGCTGACGCCTCGGCTGTGCCGGCGCAGGCGGTGAACCCCTCCTTCCCCAACcctcggcggcggctgcggctgCGGGACCTGGCCGAGCGGGTGATCGACGCCTCGCAGAACGAGCAGGAGCTCAACAAGCTGCTCAACGAAGCCTTGCTGGAGCGCGAGTCCATCCAGGCGTGAGTCACCCCGGCCGGCAGTGTGTCCCGGCACAGCTCGGCAGGTCTCCAGTGCTGCCGGGTGCTAATGGGCGATGTTGCCGGCAGGCTGAAGGGGAAGAGCACCTTCCGGCTCTCCATGCGCTTCATTGACCCCGAAATGGAGACGCGCTACTcggtggagaaggagaagcagagcGGGGCCGCCTTCAGCTGCTCCTGCGTTGTCCTCTTCTTCACTGCCTTGGTGGAGGTCTTCATCGACCCCTGGTAaggcagggaggtggtggggaagggTGGCCTCAAGCCACGCTCGGCCCCGCCGGGCTTCAAACCCATTCCCTCTTGGCCTTTTTGGCAGGTTGGTGGCCAACTACGTGACTTTTGTGGTGGGGGAAATCCTGCTGCTCATCCTCACCCTCTGCTCATTGGCTGCCATCTTCCCCCGGGTGAGACGGGATGGGCTCACCACTCGCTCATAGTGATGGGACACCACGATGTCTCATCACCATGTCCTGCCTGGGCGAACCCCCCACTTTCCTCTCCCCATAGGTCTTCCCCAAAAAGCTCGTGGCCTTCTCCACCTGGATCGACAGGACCCGCTGGGCACGCAACACCTGGGCCATGGCCGCCATCATCATTGTAACCATGGCCGACATCGTGGACATGGTGAGCTACTGGCCCGGTTGCCAGCGGGGCTgagcctgctccagcctccAGCCAAGCAGCCCATAATTGTGCACGGCCGATCGTTAAAGCAATTAGCAGGGCTGCACTGTAGGGGGGGGTGAATTTAGGTTgggtttcctcctcctgctctgcaaagCACCCTGTTCCTTTGGGTGGCcatgcagcccatggagaggtGCACcctgtccccgtgtccccctccTCACCCTGCCCTCGTGCCCCCAGCTCAGCTGCCGGCAAGACCACAGTGGGACGGGCAACGTGACAATGGGACCACCGCAGCCGGGTGGCTGCGGGGAGCAGCCCAAGTACTACAGCTACATTGCCTTGCTGGCCTTGGTGGCCACCATCATGCTGGTGCAGGTCAGCCACATGGTCAAGCTGACCCTCATGGTGCTGATCACCGGGGCCACCGGCGCCGTCAACATCTACGCCTGGGAGCACATCTTCGACCAGTACGACCGGCGCCGTGGCCAGCAAAGCATGTaaggggtggcgggggggttgGTGGGCACAGGTTGAGGGGCACGGCCATGCCCACCACCCACCCATGCCTTGCCACCTCTGCTGGCAGGTCCTCGCTGGTCCCCTCCAAGTACTCCATGACGGCGATGATCTTCGTCGTGATGCTCAGCTTCTACTACTTCTCTCGCCACGTGAGTGACTCGCCCCCCTCCACCTCAGGAagctcccctcccctctgcgTCTTCACCCTTAGTCCCTGCCCTTATTTCTTGCAAGCTCCAAGGCAGCAGGATTTGTCCCCAGCTGTGAACAGCATCTCTGGCTCTTCTCCAAGGAAGCCCACCCAAGGGCTCTCCAGGACCACATCAGTGCAGAGAACACCTTCATCTCGCCCCTATGGTTAGGGGTGGGCAGCAACATGGTGGCCCTAAGACCCATGCTTATCCCGCAAGGGTCCCATTTGTACCTCGGAGCAGGTCTCATGTCCCCAGTTAGGGCTTCACCTTGTCCCAGAACCTTCTTCCAGGCTATCCCCAAGCCCATACCAGCGCCACAGTGGCCGGGATGCTCCCAGCATTGGAGAGGACCCAGTGGTGTTTGGGAACTGGGGGTGCAGCTGTATCTCTCCACCCACAGGTGGAGAAGCTGGCCAGGACCCTCTTCCTCTGGAAGATCGATGTCCATGACCAGAAGGAGCGGGTCTACGAGATGCGGCGCTGGAACGAGGCCCTCGTCACCAACATGCTGCCTGAGCACGTTGCCCGGCACTTCCTGGGCTCCAAGAAGCGGGACGAGGTGAGGGGCACCCAGGAGAGGATATTTGCCCCCATTTTGaaggcaggggggtgggggggggcatcCAGATCCGGAGGCTTTTCCATAGGCTCTGGAGCATCTTTGGTTGGATGATGTTTTGGCCATGCAAGGTGAGGTTGCAGAGCACCCTCATTTTTTTCACAtatgccaagggaaggtggcTTCATGGGAGGGTTTGGGTTTGCTGGAGGTGCCGGTGTCATGCATGGGCATGTCCCCGGCTCACAGCCactgtcccatcccatccccaggAGCTGTACAGCCAGTCCTACGATGAGATCGGTGTCATGTTTGCCTCCCTCCCCAACTTTGCCGACTTCTACACGGAGGAGAGCATCAATAACGGG
This window of the Buteo buteo chromosome 17, bButBut1.hap1.1, whole genome shotgun sequence genome carries:
- the ADCY3 gene encoding adenylate cyclase type 3 isoform X2; translated protein: MPRNRAFSEPECSAEYSADYSVSLPSDPEHGVGRTHEVTVRSSGPCLCLPRFMRLTFAPESLENLYQTYFRRQRHETLLVLVVFAALFDCYVLVMCAVVYAADKLAPALAAAAGLVAHVLLFVLCKYRLLPERVARRFLPYVLWVLILAQIFCYLGLDFARSPEASDTVGWQAFFVFSFFITLPLRLAPIVLITAVSCGIHTLVLGVTVAQQRQDALDESALLRQILSNVAIYLCAITVGTMSYYMADRKHRKAFLEARQSLEVKLNLEEQSQQQERLMLSILPKHVADEMLKDMKKDPSQKEMQQFNTMYMYRHENVSILFADIVGFTQLSSSCSAQELVKLLNELFARFDKLAAKYHQLRIKILGDCYYCICGLPEYREDHAVCSIMMGLAMVEAISYVREKTKTAVDMRVGVHSGTVLGGVLGQKRWQYDVWSTDVTVANKMEAGGIPGRVHISQSTMDCLKGEFEVEPGEGGSRCEYLKEKGIVTYLVVVPKQPLRNGINGVKLSLTSSHGGSPPLVNTKERNGSLSVACASPEEPEEPDARAVNPSFPNPRRRLRLRDLAERVIDASQNEQELNKLLNEALLERESIQALKGKSTFRLSMRFIDPEMETRYSVEKEKQSGAAFSCSCVVLFFTALVEVFIDPWLVANYVTFVVGEILLLILTLCSLAAIFPRVFPKKLVAFSTWIDRTRWARNTWAMAAIIIVTMADIVDMLSCRQDHSGTGNVTMGPPQPGGCGEQPKYYSYIALLALVATIMLVQVSHMVKLTLMVLITGATGAVNIYAWEHIFDQYDRRRGQQSMSSLVPSKYSMTAMIFVVMLSFYYFSRHVEKLARTLFLWKIDVHDQKERVYEMRRWNEALVTNMLPEHVARHFLGSKKRDEELYSQSYDEIGVMFASLPNFADFYTEESINNGGIECLRFLNEIISDFDALLDEPQFRCITKIKTIGSTYMAASGVTPDANANGYSAKKETLSDKERWQHLADLADFALAMKVTLMNINYQSFNNFMLRIGMNKGAVLAGVIGARKPHYDIWGNTVNVASRMESTGVMGNIQVVEETHLILKEYGFRFVRRGAIYVKGKGELLTFFLKGREKQGSFVNGSSVTLPHQVVDSS
- the ADCY3 gene encoding adenylate cyclase type 3 isoform X1, translating into MPRNRAFSEPECSAEYSADYSVSLPSDPEHGVGRTHEVTVRSSGPCLCLPRFMRLTFAPESLENLYQTYFRRQRHETLLVLVVFAALFDCYVLVMCAVVYAADKLAPALAAAAGLVAHVLLFVLCKYRLLPERVARRFLPYVLWVLILAQIFCYLGLDFARSPEASDTVGWQAFFVFSFFITLPLRLAPIVLITAVSCGIHTLVLGVTVAQQRQDALDESALLRQILSNVAIYLCAITVGTMSYYMADRKHRKAFLEARQSLEVKLNLEEQSQQQERLMLSILPKHVADEMLKDMKKDPSQKEMQQFNTMYMYRHENVSILFADIVGFTQLSSSCSAQELVKLLNELFARFDKLAAKYHQLRIKILGDCYYCICGLPEYREDHAVCSIMMGLAMVEAISYVREKTKTAVDMRVGVHSGTVLGGVLGQKRWQYDVWSTDVTVANKMEAGGIPGRVHISQSTMDCLKGEFEVEPGEGGSRCEYLKEKGIVTYLVVVPKQPLRNGINGVKLSLTSSHGGSPPLVNTKERNGSLSVACASPEEPEEPDARVRGTLESGEEDGEAVNPSFPNPRRRLRLRDLAERVIDASQNEQELNKLLNEALLERESIQALKGKSTFRLSMRFIDPEMETRYSVEKEKQSGAAFSCSCVVLFFTALVEVFIDPWLVANYVTFVVGEILLLILTLCSLAAIFPRVFPKKLVAFSTWIDRTRWARNTWAMAAIIIVTMADIVDMLSCRQDHSGTGNVTMGPPQPGGCGEQPKYYSYIALLALVATIMLVQVSHMVKLTLMVLITGATGAVNIYAWEHIFDQYDRRRGQQSMSSLVPSKYSMTAMIFVVMLSFYYFSRHVEKLARTLFLWKIDVHDQKERVYEMRRWNEALVTNMLPEHVARHFLGSKKRDEELYSQSYDEIGVMFASLPNFADFYTEESINNGGIECLRFLNEIISDFDALLDEPQFRCITKIKTIGSTYMAASGVTPDANANGYSAKKETLSDKERWQHLADLADFALAMKVTLMNINYQSFNNFMLRIGMNKGAVLAGVIGARKPHYDIWGNTVNVASRMESTGVMGNIQVVEETHLILKEYGFRFVRRGAIYVKGKGELLTFFLKGREKQGSFVNGSSVTLPHQVVDSS